The Deinococcus aquiradiocola genome includes a window with the following:
- a CDS encoding ABC transporter ATP-binding protein produces the protein MTQPDEAFQKEFDAGLTRRILSYLRPYTSLVIIALVTTLIFSVAQPLYGLIQAYAIDHALGPAVLNAGTSVVRREELFRLLLTSGLTYLGLKILDFLMRYASTYTVNYLGQKVLFDIRADIFTKLQRLQLSYFDQNPVGRLITRVTSDVDAINQFITAGLVSLITSTFLIIAFVVIMLQRSWQLALVSFLVMPVLFWVTSYFRTQIRQSFRNTRIQQAIVNTKLNENITGMITVQLFGRENRNGVDFDRSNRLLLGANLRSVSWFALFQPSVSILGAVASALVLWFAGRAILGEAGMIGAGITLGTLVAFNSFVGQLFQPIQDLADVLNNLQAAMASSERIFGVLDTPVTIQDKPGARPLQSFQGRVDLNGVWFAYDDTVTADTPDTDERWTLRGIDLHIQPGESVALVGATGAGKTSITSLVSRFYDVQRGSVNVDGHDVRDLQQYDLRRHIGVVLQDVFLFAGTIESNLTLSNPDISHDRVVQACKYVGVHDFILGLPDGYDTEVRERGATLSTGQKQLLAFARALIQNPDILLVLDEATASVDTETELRIQEALTKVMQGRTSIIIAHRLSTIEHCDRIIVMRRGRVVEEGSHRELLAHNGYYARLHRLQYAQADAAD, from the coding sequence ATGACCCAGCCCGACGAGGCATTCCAGAAGGAGTTCGACGCCGGACTCACCCGCCGCATCCTCTCCTACCTGCGCCCCTACACCTCCCTCGTGATCATCGCCCTCGTCACCACCCTCATCTTCTCGGTCGCGCAACCCCTCTACGGCCTCATCCAGGCGTACGCCATCGACCACGCGCTCGGCCCCGCCGTCCTGAATGCCGGCACCAGCGTCGTCCGCCGGGAGGAACTCTTCAGGCTCCTCCTCACGTCCGGCCTCACGTACCTCGGCCTGAAAATCCTCGACTTCCTCATGCGGTACGCGTCCACGTACACCGTCAACTACCTCGGCCAGAAGGTCCTCTTCGACATCCGCGCCGACATCTTCACCAAACTGCAGCGCCTGCAGCTCAGCTACTTCGACCAGAACCCCGTCGGCCGCCTCATCACGCGCGTCACCAGCGACGTGGACGCCATCAACCAGTTCATCACCGCGGGCCTCGTCTCCCTCATCACCAGCACCTTCCTGATCATCGCCTTCGTCGTCATCATGCTGCAACGCTCCTGGCAGCTCGCGCTCGTCAGCTTCCTCGTGATGCCCGTCCTCTTCTGGGTCACCAGTTACTTCCGCACCCAGATCCGCCAGTCGTTCCGCAACACCCGCATCCAGCAGGCCATCGTCAACACCAAACTCAACGAGAACATCACCGGCATGATCACCGTGCAGCTGTTCGGCCGCGAGAACCGCAACGGCGTCGACTTCGACCGCTCCAACCGACTCCTGCTCGGCGCGAACCTCCGCAGCGTCAGCTGGTTCGCCCTCTTCCAGCCGAGCGTCAGCATCCTCGGCGCGGTCGCCAGCGCCCTCGTGCTGTGGTTCGCGGGCCGCGCCATCCTCGGCGAGGCCGGCATGATCGGCGCCGGCATCACCCTCGGCACGCTCGTCGCCTTCAACTCCTTCGTCGGCCAGCTCTTCCAGCCGATCCAGGACCTCGCCGACGTCCTCAACAACCTGCAGGCCGCCATGGCCAGCAGCGAACGCATCTTCGGCGTGCTCGACACCCCCGTCACCATCCAGGACAAACCCGGCGCCCGCCCCCTCCAGTCCTTTCAGGGCCGCGTCGACCTGAACGGCGTCTGGTTCGCGTACGACGACACCGTCACCGCCGACACGCCCGACACCGACGAACGCTGGACCCTGCGCGGCATCGACCTGCACATCCAGCCCGGCGAGAGCGTCGCCCTCGTCGGCGCGACCGGCGCAGGCAAAACCAGCATCACCAGCCTCGTCAGCCGCTTCTACGACGTGCAGCGCGGCAGCGTCAACGTCGACGGGCACGACGTCCGCGACCTCCAGCAGTACGACCTGCGCCGCCACATCGGCGTCGTCCTGCAGGACGTGTTCCTGTTCGCGGGCACCATCGAAAGCAACCTCACGCTCAGCAACCCCGACATCAGCCACGACCGCGTCGTCCAGGCCTGCAAATACGTCGGCGTGCACGACTTCATCCTCGGCCTGCCCGACGGCTACGACACCGAAGTCCGCGAGCGCGGCGCGACCCTCAGCACCGGCCAGAAACAACTCCTCGCCTTCGCCCGCGCCCTCATCCAGAACCCCGACATCCTCCTCGTCCTCGACGAAGCGACCGCCAGCGTCGACACCGAAACCGAACTCCGCATCCAGGAAGCCCTCACCAAAGTCATGCAGGGCCGCACCAGCATCATCATCGCGCACCGCCTCAGCACCATCGAACACTGCGACCGCATCATCGTCATGCGCAGGGGCCGCGTCGTCGAGGAAGGCAGCCACCGCGAACTGCTCGCCCACAACGGCTATTACGCCCGCCTCCACCGCCTCCAGTACGCCCAGGCCGACGCCGCCGACTGA